In one Streptomyces marincola genomic region, the following are encoded:
- a CDS encoding SGNH/GDSL hydrolase family protein → MSPRTAPLRAPARHPLLRTAALAAFLLLALLIPRPAQSAEPVRIMPLGDSITGSPGCWRALLWQDLQAAGHTEVDFVGTQAPQGCGFAYDGEHEGHGGILATNMAAQNQLPPWLAQTSPDIVLMHLGTNDVWSNRSTDAVLAAYTTLVGQMRAENPDVTVLAAQIIPMAPTSCSACAQRVVDLNAAIPGWAAGLSTERSPVVVVDQWTGFSTATDTGDGVHPNDSGTRKIADRWFPAVAAALS, encoded by the coding sequence ATGTCACCCCGCACCGCACCGCTGCGCGCCCCCGCGCGGCACCCTTTGCTCCGCACCGCGGCGCTGGCCGCGTTCCTCCTGCTCGCCCTGCTGATCCCGCGGCCGGCCCAGTCCGCCGAGCCGGTCCGGATCATGCCGCTCGGCGACTCGATCACCGGTTCCCCCGGCTGCTGGCGCGCCCTGCTGTGGCAGGACCTCCAGGCGGCCGGGCACACCGAGGTCGACTTCGTCGGCACCCAGGCGCCGCAGGGCTGCGGCTTCGCGTACGACGGCGAGCACGAGGGCCACGGCGGCATCCTGGCCACCAACATGGCCGCCCAGAACCAGCTGCCCCCCTGGCTGGCCCAGACCTCGCCCGACATCGTGCTCATGCACCTGGGCACCAACGACGTGTGGAGCAACCGCTCCACCGACGCCGTCCTGGCCGCCTACACCACCCTGGTCGGGCAGATGCGGGCCGAGAACCCGGACGTCACGGTGCTGGCGGCGCAGATCATTCCGATGGCGCCGACCTCGTGCTCCGCGTGCGCGCAACGCGTCGTCGACCTCAACGCGGCCATCCCGGGGTGGGCGGCCGGGCTGAGCACCGAGCGGTCGCCGGTCGTCGTGGTCGACCAGTGGACCGGGTTCTCCACGGCCACCGACACCGGCGACGGCGTTCACCCGAACGACTCGGGCACCAGGAAGATCGCCGACCGCTGGTTCCCCGCGGTCGCGGCCGCGCTGTCCTGA
- a CDS encoding cytochrome P450 family protein, translating into MDREPIVLDPTGADVPGEAARLRAEGPAVRVLLPGGVGAWAITSHALIKRLLTDPRVSKDARKHWPEFIAGRIPETWPLYTWVAVRNMFTAHGMDHTRLRKLVAPAFTARRTRALAPRIDDITRDLLDGMAARPADQPVDLRAAFAQPLPIRVICELYGVPAHLQPGMLRTMDSIFRTSVPPERAAANYRQLYEILTELTAFKRARPDDDLATALIEARDGDDRLTEQELLDTLLLVLSAGHETTVNLLANAVMGLLAHPAQLALVRSGRVGWDAVIEETLRWAPSVASLPLRYATEPIALDSGVTIDTGEAILAVFAAAGTDPEQHGPDAAVFDVTRPPRDHLAFGHGVHYCLGAPLARMEARAALPALFERFPAMEPADPAPPPIESFISHGPEVLPVRLGRARPHAAERAPGAA; encoded by the coding sequence GTGGACCGTGAGCCGATCGTCCTCGACCCCACCGGAGCGGACGTCCCCGGTGAGGCCGCGCGTCTCCGCGCGGAAGGCCCCGCCGTCCGTGTCCTACTCCCCGGCGGTGTCGGGGCCTGGGCCATCACCAGTCACGCCCTGATAAAACGGCTGCTGACCGACCCGCGCGTGTCCAAGGACGCCCGCAAGCACTGGCCGGAGTTCATCGCCGGCCGCATCCCCGAGACCTGGCCGCTGTACACGTGGGTGGCGGTCAGGAACATGTTCACCGCGCACGGCATGGACCACACCCGGCTGCGCAAGCTGGTCGCCCCGGCGTTCACCGCCCGCCGCACGCGCGCCCTCGCCCCCCGCATCGACGACATCACGCGCGACCTGCTCGACGGCATGGCCGCCCGGCCCGCGGACCAACCGGTCGACCTGCGGGCCGCGTTCGCCCAGCCCCTGCCGATACGGGTCATATGCGAGCTGTACGGGGTGCCCGCGCACCTCCAGCCCGGGATGCTGCGCACGATGGACAGCATCTTCCGCACCTCGGTACCGCCCGAGCGGGCCGCCGCCAACTACCGCCAGCTGTACGAGATACTCACCGAGTTGACCGCGTTCAAACGGGCCAGGCCGGACGACGACCTGGCCACCGCGCTGATCGAAGCCAGGGACGGCGACGACCGGCTCACCGAGCAGGAACTGCTCGACACCCTGCTGCTCGTGCTCTCCGCCGGGCACGAGACCACGGTCAACCTGCTGGCCAACGCCGTCATGGGACTGCTGGCCCACCCCGCGCAGCTCGCGCTGGTCCGCTCCGGCCGCGTCGGCTGGGACGCGGTGATCGAGGAGACGCTGCGCTGGGCCCCCTCGGTGGCCAGCCTCCCGCTGCGCTACGCGACCGAGCCGATAGCACTCGACTCCGGGGTGACCATAGACACCGGCGAGGCGATCCTCGCGGTGTTCGCCGCAGCGGGGACCGACCCCGAGCAACACGGCCCCGACGCCGCCGTGTTCGACGTGACCAGGCCGCCGCGCGACCACCTGGCGTTCGGCCACGGCGTCCACTACTGCCTGGGCGCCCCGCTGGCGCGCATGGAGGCGCGCGCCGCGCTGCCCGCGCTGTTCGAGCGCTTCCCCGCCATGGAGCCGGCCGACCCGGCGCCGCCGCCCATAGAGTCCTTCATCTCCCACGGGCCCGAGGTGCTGCCGGTGCGCCTGGGGCGCGCGCGGCCGCACGCGGCGGAACGGGCGCCCGGCGCCGCGTGA